One genomic segment of Mesoterricola silvestris includes these proteins:
- the tsaB gene encoding tRNA (adenosine(37)-N6)-threonylcarbamoyltransferase complex dimerization subunit type 1 TsaB, with the protein MILGIDTTTERLHLALTKGRHTWTRGLDVGIGRSHSGTLLPTLEELLGEAQASPADLSGVVACVGPGGFTSLRIGVATAEGLALTGLPTWGFSAFELRGRALREGGLRGPAWILLDGQRQEAFAQLWDGGPLTPAQKLPLPALAERIQGAPWWTPSGFRERAQAHLPHPPLDLPHEEAATLAGLAGLCRDLPLGPAESPLVPFYLRETDAEVNFPQASTHLSEALRRGLAR; encoded by the coding sequence GTGATCCTCGGCATCGACACCACCACCGAACGCCTCCACCTGGCCCTCACGAAGGGGCGCCACACCTGGACCCGGGGCCTGGACGTTGGCATCGGCCGCAGCCACAGCGGCACCCTGCTGCCCACCCTGGAGGAGCTCCTGGGCGAGGCCCAGGCCTCCCCCGCGGACCTCTCGGGCGTCGTGGCCTGCGTGGGCCCCGGCGGCTTCACCTCCCTGCGCATCGGCGTGGCCACCGCCGAGGGCCTGGCCCTCACGGGCCTGCCCACCTGGGGCTTCTCCGCCTTCGAACTGCGGGGCCGCGCCCTGCGGGAGGGCGGCCTCCGGGGCCCCGCGTGGATCCTCCTGGACGGCCAGCGCCAGGAGGCCTTCGCCCAGCTCTGGGACGGCGGCCCCCTCACCCCCGCCCAGAAACTGCCCCTGCCGGCCCTGGCGGAGCGAATTCAGGGCGCCCCCTGGTGGACCCCCTCGGGCTTCCGGGAGCGGGCCCAGGCCCACCTGCCCCACCCCCCCCTGGACCTCCCCCACGAGGAGGCCGCCACCCTCGCGGGCCTCGCCGGCCTCTGCCGGGACCTCCCCCTGGGCCCCGCCGAATCCCCCCTGGTGCCCTTCTACCTGCGGGAGACGGACGCCGAGGTGAACTTCCCCCAGGCCTCCACCCACCTTTCCGAAGCCCTGCGCCGGGGCCTCGCCCGGTGA
- the rpmB gene encoding 50S ribosomal protein L28, translating into MSRQCEICGKKPQFGNNVSHAHNITKRRWNPNIQNVRALVAGAPKRLRVCTSCIQAGRVTKNV; encoded by the coding sequence ATGTCCCGTCAGTGCGAAATTTGCGGTAAGAAGCCCCAGTTCGGGAACAACGTTTCCCATGCCCACAACATCACGAAGCGGCGCTGGAACCCCAACATCCAGAACGTCCGCGCCCTGGTGGCCGGCGCCCCCAAGCGGCTGCGGGTGTGCACCTCCTGCATCCAGGCCGGCCGCGTCACCAAGAACGTCTAG
- a CDS encoding DNA-processing protein DprA: protein MDAAVWALAFTLLPWPERRKAEAWARAQAEEVLPQDRGEAEALAESLPTLRAEAAARGARLVLPGDPEADRFQAPLPYPLALWVRGTLPPPRPALAMVGSRHGSFAGRERTRRWARELTERGVAVISGLARGIDGAAHLGALEAGATWGIMGSGLDHPYPLEHQKLMDRMAATGGGVITPFPPQARPLKWHFPRRNVLLAVWTLGVIVMEARYASGSLVTAKLALDHGKELWACPGAPEDPLHEGPNRLIREGAARACLGPQDLIDDLSFWGQGLTNHP, encoded by the coding sequence GTGGACGCTGCCGTTTGGGCCCTCGCATTCACGCTCCTGCCCTGGCCGGAGCGCCGGAAGGCCGAGGCCTGGGCCCGGGCCCAGGCGGAGGAGGTCCTCCCCCAGGACCGGGGGGAGGCCGAGGCCCTGGCGGAATCCCTTCCCACCCTGCGGGCGGAGGCCGCCGCCCGGGGGGCGCGGCTGGTGCTGCCGGGGGACCCGGAGGCGGACCGTTTCCAGGCCCCCCTGCCCTACCCGCTGGCCCTGTGGGTGCGGGGCACCCTGCCGCCGCCCCGGCCGGCCCTGGCCATGGTGGGCAGCCGCCACGGCAGCTTCGCCGGGCGGGAGCGCACCCGGCGCTGGGCCCGGGAGCTCACGGAAAGGGGGGTGGCGGTGATCTCCGGCCTGGCCCGGGGCATCGACGGGGCCGCCCACCTGGGGGCCCTGGAGGCGGGGGCCACCTGGGGGATCATGGGGTCGGGACTGGACCATCCCTACCCCCTGGAGCACCAGAAGCTCATGGACCGCATGGCCGCCACGGGGGGCGGGGTGATCACGCCCTTTCCCCCCCAGGCCCGTCCGCTGAAATGGCACTTCCCCCGGAGGAACGTCCTTTTGGCTGTTTGGACGCTTGGCGTGATCGTCATGGAAGCCCGCTATGCCTCCGGCTCCCTGGTCACCGCCAAGCTGGCCCTGGACCACGGCAAGGAGCTGTGGGCCTGCCCGGGGGCCCCGGAGGACCCCCTGCATGAGGGGCCCAACCGGCTGATCCGGGAAGGGGCCGCCCGGGCCTGCCTGGGACCCCAGGACCTGATAGATGATTTATCGTTTTGGGGACAGGGCTTGACAAATCACCCATGA
- the topA gene encoding type I DNA topoisomerase, producing MTKLVIVESPSKAKTITKYLGKGYTVKASVGHIRDLPKKLGVDIENGFQEEYEIPSSKAKVVAELKTAAKGATELYLATDPDREGEAISWHLLESIKPPKSMPVHRVLFNEITPSGIQKAMAAPTVINKKLVDAQRARRVLDRLVGYKVSQVLWDKVRRGLSAGRVQSVAVRLIVDREREIQAFNPIEYWVLKGRFAAKTPPAFWMKLTRLSGSPVQLGNKETKQRIASEKQAHALRDMIVAAAWKVTSLETKEKKRNPAAPFTTAKLQQEAAQKLRMSVTRTMQNAQRLYEGVDFGEGPVGLITYMRTDSPRLAPEAVTAVRELIAERYGKDYVPAKARVYKGKAAAQDAHEAIRPTDITRTPESMKNRLEPDQFRLYALIWRRTVASQMEAAVFDETVVEAETKLPSGEAAAFEAKGEIERFPGWLVVYRAAQEEQKAEEINESTVSEDGDEEAVGLPALKVGMPLKLEQLDTDQQFTKPPARFSEATLVKELEEDGIGRPSTYASIIATIQDRDYVKKHEGRFKPTELGCVVTDLLVQGFQELMEPTYTSGLEGQLDRVEEGDLTFLKAMKDFYGPFEKLLARAGKDMLNLKAGIPAGVECKKCKAPMLKRIGKNGLFLGCSRYPECDHTEELEKMEEPEDAPECPLCGSTPMNLRKGQFGPFWACTNYPACKGIRKADPKGIPVPPDQTLDEKCPTCGKNFVKRHGRYGEFVCCVDYPTCKTVKKEILGVPCPKCGGDLSPRKTRFGKIFYGCTRYPKCDFTAWDKPVPRACPSCKNPYMTEKTRKPRGKDPITVMLCPACAYEEPLG from the coding sequence TTGACCAAGCTCGTGATCGTGGAAAGCCCTTCCAAAGCGAAAACCATCACCAAATACCTCGGAAAGGGGTACACGGTGAAGGCCAGCGTCGGCCATATCCGGGATCTGCCCAAGAAGCTGGGGGTGGACATCGAGAACGGCTTCCAGGAGGAGTACGAGATCCCCTCCAGCAAGGCCAAGGTCGTGGCGGAACTCAAGACCGCGGCCAAGGGCGCCACGGAACTGTATCTGGCGACCGACCCTGACCGGGAGGGGGAGGCCATCTCCTGGCACCTCCTGGAATCCATCAAGCCGCCCAAGAGCATGCCGGTGCACCGGGTGCTCTTCAACGAGATCACCCCCTCGGGCATCCAGAAGGCCATGGCGGCCCCCACCGTCATCAATAAGAAGCTTGTGGACGCCCAGCGGGCCCGGCGCGTGCTGGACCGGCTCGTGGGCTACAAGGTCTCCCAGGTGCTCTGGGACAAGGTGCGCCGGGGCCTCAGCGCCGGCCGGGTGCAGAGCGTGGCGGTGCGCCTCATCGTGGACCGGGAGCGGGAGATCCAGGCCTTCAACCCCATCGAATACTGGGTGCTCAAGGGCCGCTTCGCCGCCAAGACCCCGCCGGCCTTCTGGATGAAGCTGACCCGTCTGTCCGGTTCACCCGTGCAGCTGGGCAACAAGGAAACCAAGCAGCGCATCGCCAGCGAGAAGCAGGCCCACGCGCTGCGGGACATGATCGTGGCCGCCGCCTGGAAGGTGACGTCCCTGGAAACCAAGGAGAAGAAGCGGAACCCCGCCGCCCCCTTCACCACGGCCAAGCTGCAGCAGGAGGCCGCCCAGAAGCTCCGCATGAGCGTCACCCGCACCATGCAGAACGCCCAGCGCCTCTACGAGGGCGTGGATTTCGGCGAGGGCCCGGTGGGCCTCATCACCTACATGAGGACGGACTCCCCCCGCCTGGCCCCCGAGGCCGTCACGGCGGTGCGGGAGCTCATCGCCGAGCGCTACGGCAAGGACTACGTGCCCGCCAAGGCCCGGGTGTACAAGGGCAAGGCCGCGGCCCAGGACGCCCATGAGGCCATCCGCCCCACGGACATCACCCGCACCCCCGAAAGCATGAAGAACCGCCTGGAGCCCGACCAGTTCCGGCTCTACGCCCTCATCTGGCGGCGCACGGTGGCCAGCCAGATGGAAGCGGCGGTCTTCGACGAGACGGTGGTGGAGGCGGAGACCAAGCTCCCCAGCGGCGAAGCCGCGGCCTTCGAAGCCAAGGGCGAGATCGAGCGCTTCCCGGGATGGCTGGTCGTCTACCGGGCCGCCCAGGAGGAACAGAAGGCCGAGGAAATCAATGAATCCACCGTAAGCGAGGACGGCGACGAGGAGGCCGTGGGCCTGCCGGCGCTGAAGGTGGGCATGCCCCTCAAGCTGGAGCAGCTGGACACGGACCAGCAGTTCACCAAGCCCCCCGCGCGGTTCTCGGAAGCCACCCTGGTCAAGGAACTGGAAGAGGACGGCATCGGCCGGCCCTCCACCTACGCCAGCATCATCGCCACCATCCAGGACCGGGACTACGTCAAGAAGCACGAGGGGCGCTTCAAGCCCACGGAGCTGGGGTGCGTGGTGACCGACCTGCTGGTGCAGGGCTTCCAGGAGCTCATGGAGCCCACCTACACCTCCGGCCTGGAAGGCCAGCTGGACCGGGTGGAGGAGGGGGACCTCACCTTCCTGAAAGCGATGAAGGATTTCTACGGCCCCTTCGAGAAGCTCCTGGCCCGGGCGGGCAAGGACATGCTGAACCTCAAGGCGGGCATCCCCGCCGGGGTGGAATGCAAGAAGTGCAAGGCGCCCATGCTCAAGCGCATCGGCAAGAACGGCCTCTTCCTGGGCTGCTCCCGCTACCCGGAATGCGATCACACGGAAGAGCTGGAGAAGATGGAGGAGCCCGAGGACGCGCCGGAATGCCCGCTGTGCGGCTCCACCCCCATGAACCTGCGCAAGGGCCAGTTCGGCCCCTTTTGGGCCTGCACCAACTACCCCGCCTGCAAGGGCATCCGCAAGGCCGACCCCAAGGGGATCCCGGTCCCCCCCGACCAGACCCTGGACGAGAAGTGCCCCACCTGCGGCAAGAACTTCGTGAAGCGCCACGGCCGCTACGGCGAGTTCGTGTGCTGCGTGGACTACCCCACCTGCAAGACCGTCAAGAAGGAGATCCTGGGGGTCCCCTGCCCCAAGTGCGGCGGCGACCTGAGCCCCCGCAAGACCCGCTTCGGCAAGATCTTCTACGGGTGCACCCGCTACCCCAAGTGCGATTTCACCGCCTGGGACAAGCCCGTGCCCCGGGCCTGCCCCTCCTGCAAGAACCCCTACATGACCGAGAAGACGAGGAAGCCCCGGGGCAAGGACCCCATCACCGTCATGCTGTGCCCGGCCTGCGCCTACGAAGAGCCCCTCGGCTAG
- a CDS encoding bacteriohemerythrin, whose translation MEFVEWTEKYTVGNPLIDAYHHIFFQMVTEFRRAMAEEQPPPMEDRIEFLVDYTLMHFDSEERWMAKVGYPDLEAHKEVHQNFRERMKELQRRYKHEPGSVTAEEVLYLVQDWFGHHILGTDMEFKGYGNPG comes from the coding sequence ATGGAATTCGTGGAATGGACTGAAAAATACACCGTCGGCAACCCGCTGATCGACGCGTACCATCACATCTTCTTCCAGATGGTGACCGAATTCCGCAGGGCCATGGCCGAGGAGCAGCCCCCGCCCATGGAGGACCGCATCGAGTTCCTGGTGGACTACACCCTCATGCACTTCGATTCCGAGGAGCGCTGGATGGCCAAGGTGGGCTATCCGGACCTGGAGGCCCACAAGGAGGTCCACCAGAACTTCCGGGAGCGCATGAAGGAGCTGCAGCGCCGGTACAAGCACGAACCGGGCTCGGTAACGGCGGAGGAGGTGCTCTACCTCGTCCAGGACTGGTTCGGCCATCACATCCTGGGCACGGACATGGAATTCAAGGGGTACGGCAACCCCGGTTGA